One window from the genome of Cucumis melo cultivar AY chromosome 10, USDA_Cmelo_AY_1.0, whole genome shotgun sequence encodes:
- the LOC103488926 gene encoding protein NOI4-like, with amino-acid sequence MTSAQKGPFLPKFGDWDEKNPAAAEGFTVIFNRARDNKKNGGGAGTPNNVIPPQNQTQKQEPSKEIKQKQKYPRKQKGWCSCFW; translated from the exons ATGACTTCA GCTCAAAAAGGTCCATTTCTGCCTAAATTTGGTGATTGGGATGAAAAGAATCCTGCTGCTGCTGAAGGGTTTACGGTGATTTTCAACAGGGCAAGGGATAATAAGAAGAATGGTGGAGGAGCTGGAACTCCTAATAACGTGATACCACCCCAAAACCAAACTCAAAAGCAAGAACCTTCTAAGGAGATCAAGCAGAAGCAGAAGTATCCAAGAAAGCAG AAAGGATGGTGTTCCTGCTTTTGGTAG
- the LOC103488928 gene encoding trans-Golgi network-localized SYP41-interacting protein 1 isoform X1 has translation MSENHDPEQALQSLGNGAENGDEGVEGAVNVNVGESSSQNDSVLQSSEVSTGFSPSESNREQTLSPVGTLTEGAENSGQDGPDGTLVVEDAGKEDMFVDCPDELVGNVDGREVVAAAEIQGSLMEETPSDMQQEFQYEVEKVSQMHEEEREASVQELLIICRQLKAATNQPLMLDISGSHGIKHVEENNLGTNTTLKDLVSECSQLVNRTLDERLQYEATVGELRNKLLMKDHEIEYLNAKVIEISVSDQVVRSYANSIEDSMKVSSEKERDMEATLDRVLTSLNSVLNQQHLLDDSISEKRLNVERSTSLLIDNYNRILLDINQLQKSLSGTESDINVTEVGTVLASAHDELIRLKAKEVSDVGKIYHLEDENRRLAEELDNCRLAAETVNRELEKAKSELEQERMRCANTKEKLTMAVTKGKALVQKRNSLEQSLAEKVSELEKVSAELQEKSIALEAAEVIKVDLAKNETLVASLQENLLQRNMILESFEDIISQLDVPRELESMDSMERLKWLVDEKKVLEAILLEFYKLKDAVNLSDWPDLIAPYDLKSSVSWLKEAFFQAKDEITILQDELAKTKEAAQAEIDRISALVLIKLQEKDYIQEQLDDLSNKYEEASIKEHQNSLEKAQIIKMLQEESGVTTDNAGISETSLDLNLLVYRCIQRIKEQACASAEISSEYVESFEKVHALLYISHQDLMLYDIILGEESSNLSNCQTRLKLISEEHREVKEENDSLQKDLQRSEEKYAMLREKLSLAVKKGKGLVQDRESMKSLLDDKNLEIEKLKLQLNSLESTVADCRSQINLLSIDAQRIPELESELGILKDKCSQYEQFLLESNNMLQKVIESIDGIVLPINIVFEEPVAKVKWISEYVRESHDAKTRTEQELENVKEESSAMESKLGDTLTAMKSLEDALSSAENNIFQLSKEKRELESSKTLIEQELQKALDEAYSQSSMISAEASLSMSRLQESLSLAENKISVLVKEKEEAEVCKVTAEAESHKVKEQVAVQTDRLAEAQGTINRLEKTLTELETNVALLTEQNAEAQSAIEKLEHERKVLQEEVSSQASKVVEAVETRKSLEDSLLKAENKISIIEGERKISENEIFALNSKLNACMEELAGTNGSLESRSVEFAGYLNDLHKFIADKTLLTVMTGCFEKKLESLREMDIILKDTRNCLVNSGIIDSHNHHAVMDLNGMESLSHGKLLDFDVESETHKAVVEDDVGNISSSFRKILEEIWLKNKKITDYFEGFSSPMDGFIAYLLKNVQATREEIVCVCGRVESLKEMVKNLEMHKQEQESTRVMLENDVSLLRSVCVDTAKELQFEMTNHLLLLNSVPDFDNLKDAKLMESSETSGASAVDSRMKSSSNESAAAAEQLLTATRKVRSMFEQFESTSKVAASRIQDMQHRLEITEATTEKVRAEKDLNQNMVGKLETDFQLLQSTFGELRRQLEASQATEEKLKEREAEVSSLYNSMLVKGQDAEDCVLSTMQMKALFEKVRRIEIPLPDSEHLDLEEYDSPDVKKLFYLADYVSELQNQLNLLSHDKQKLQSTVTTQILEFEQLKEEFDRASRNQLDSEKMKKDLSEVSLSLVQMISSLDTNYSGESKSDGLKGLVRTLGKQIVDMLSESENSKVKFEELSKKLIGSQKIVDELTAKNKLLEESLQGRTSPPEIIKERSIFEAPSFPSGSEISEIEDAGPPGKSAIPPVPPASAAHARTLRKGSTDHLAIDVDIESDRLLEKGRESDEDKGHVFKSLNTSGLIPRQGKLIADRIDGIWVSGGRILMSRPGARLSLITYCLLLHIWLLGTIL, from the exons ATGTCTGAGAATCATGATCCAGAACAGGCGCTGCAGAGTTTAGGAAATGGAGCTGAAAATGGAGATGAAGGGGTGGAAGGTGCGGTCAATGTTAATGTTGGGGAGTCATCTTCTCAGAATGACTCCGTTTTGCAGTCTTCTGAAGTGTCCACTGGATTTTCTCCTTCTGAATCCAACCGG GAACAAACATTGTCGCCAGTGGGTACTCTTACGGAAGGTGCAGAGAACTCTGGACAAGATGGTCCTGATGGTACTCTTGTAGTCGAAGATGCTGGAAAAGAAGATATGTTTGTGGACTGCCCGGACGAGTTAGTTGGCAATGTTGATGGCAGAGAAGTAGTAGCAGCTGCTGAAATTCAAGGTAGTTTGATGGAGGAAACGCCTTCTGATATGCAACAGGAATTTCAGTATGAGGTGGAAAAGGTTTCTCAGATGCACGAG GAAGAAAGAGAGGCTTCTGTGCAAGAACTTCTTATCATTTGTCGCCAACTCAAGGCTGCTACTAATCAACCGTTGATGCTTGATATTAGCGGCAGTCATGGAATCAAGCACGTGGAAGAAAACAATCTGGGTACTAATACCACATTGAAAGACCTGGTCAGTGAATGCTCACAATTGGTTAATAGAACTTTAGATGAACGGTTGCAGTATGAAGCTACTGTAGGAGAACTCCGTAATAAACTTTTAATGAAGGATCACGAGATTGAATATCTTAATGCAAAGGTTATTGAAATTTCAGTGTCTGATCAAGTTGTTCGCTCTTATGCAAATTCAATTGAAGATTCTATGAAAGTTTCATCAGAAAAGGAGAGGGATATGGAAGCCACATTAGATAGGGTTTTAACTTCTCTCAACTCAGTACTGAATCAGCAACATCTTCTTGATGATTCTATATCAGAAAAAAGACTTAATGTCGAAAGAAGCACTTCTCTGTTAATTGATAATTATAACAGAATCCTTCTAGATATCAATCAACTCCAAAAATCTTTATCTGGGACAGAGTCAGACATCAACGTTACAGAAGTTGGAACAGTTTTGGCCTCTGCTCATGATGAGTTAATTCGGCTCAAAGCTAAAGAGGTAAGCGATGTTGGAAAAATATATCACCTGGAGGATGAAAATAGAAGATTGGCAGAGGAGCTAGACAATTGCAGGTTGGCAGCTGAGACTGTTAATAGAGAACTTGAAAAGGCAAAGAGTGAGCTGGAGCAGGAAAGGATGAGGTGTGCTAATACCAAAGAAAAGTTAACAATGGCTGTGACAAAAGGGAAGGCATTAGTACAGAAACGCAATTCATTAGAGCAGTCTCTAGCTGAAAAGGTTAGCGAACTTGAAAAAGTTTCTGCCGAACTACAAGAGAAGTCAATTGCTTTGGAGGCTGCAGAAGTAATTAAGGTTGACTTGGCTAAAAATGAAACTTTAGTCGCATCACTTCAGGAAAATCTGTTGCAAAGGAACATGATCCTTGAAAGTTTTGAGGATATTATATCTCAACTTGACGTTCCTCGGGAACTTGAATCAATGGACAGTATGGAAAGACTCAAGTGGCTTGTGGACGAGAAAAAAGTTCTGGAGGCTATTTTGTTGGagttttataaattaaaagatGCTGTAAACTTATCTGATTGGCCAGATTTGATTGCACCTTATGACCTGAAATCTTCTGTTAGTTGGCTTAAGGAAGCATTTTTTCAAGCTAAAGATGAAATAACAATCTTGCAAGATGAACTTGCTAAAACAAAAGAAGCAGCACAGGCAGAGATTGACCGCATAAGTGCATTGGTTTTAATCAAATTACAGGAAAAGGACTATATCCAGGAGCAGTTGGATGACTTGTCAAACAAATATGAAGAAGCCAGTATAAAAGAGCATCAGAATTCGTTGGAGAAGGCTCAAATCATAAAAATGTTACAAGAAGAATCTGGAGTGACAACAGATAATGCAGGGATTAGTGAAACTTCGTTGGATTTGAACTTGCTTGTTTACAGATGCATTCAAAGGATAAAAGAGCAGGCTTGTGCTTCTGCTGAAATTTCTAGTGAATATGTGGAATCTTTTGAGAAGGTTCATGCTCTTTTGTATATCAGTCATCAAGATTTGATGCTCTATGATATAATACTGGGAGAGGAGTCTTCTAATTTGAGTAATTGCCAGactaggttaaaattaatatctGAAGAACATAGAGAAGTGAAAGAGGAAAATGACTCTTTGCAGAAGGATCTTCAGAGATCAGAGGAGAAATATGCTATGCTAAGGGAAAAGTTGTCCTTGGCAGTTAAGAAAGGCAAAGGACTGGTCCAGGACAGGGAAAGTATGAAAAGTCTCTTGGATGATAAGAACTTAGAAATAGAGAAGTTGAAACTACAATTAAATAGTCTAGAGTCAACAGTTGCTGATTGCAGAAGTCAAATCAATTTGTTGTCTATTGATGCACAACGCATTCCGGAGTTGGAGTCTGAACTTGGTATCTTAAAGGACAAATGCAGTCAATATGAACAGTTCTTGTTGGAGAGCAATAATATGTTACAGAAAGTAATTGAATCAATCGATGGAATTGTTCTTCCCATTAATATTGTTTTTGAAGAGCCTGTAGCTAAGGTGAAGTGGATTTCAGAATACGTTAGGGAATCTCATGATGCTAAGACACGTACTGAACAAGAATTGGAGAATGTTAAGGAGGAATCAAGTGCTATGGAAAGTAAATTAGGAGATACTTTAACTGCTATGAAATCATTGGAAGATGCATTATCATCTGCAGAGAACAACATTTTCCAACTTTCCAAGGAGAAAAGGGAATTAGAATCTAGTAAGACATTAATTGAACAGGAATTACAGAAAGCATTGGACGAAGCCTATTCCCAGTCCAGCATGATCTCTGCGGAGGCTTCTTTATCTATGAGTCGTCTTCAAGAGTCGCTATCACTGGCAGAAAATAAAATATCTGTGCTTGtcaaagagaaagaagaagctGAAGTCTGTAAGGTCACTGCAGAGGCGGAGTCTCACAAAGTCAAGGAGCAAGTAGCTGTTCAGACAGATAGACTGGCAGAGGCCCAAGGAACTATAAACAGATTAGAAAAGACATTGACTGAGCTTGAAACCAATGTTGCTTTGCTGACGGAACAGAATGCTGAAGCACAAAGTGCTATAGAGAAGCTAGAGCATGAGCGAAAGGTATTGCAAGAGGAAGTAAGCTCTCAAGCGAGCAAAGTTGTTGAAGCAGTGGAAACAAGAAAATCCTTGGAAGATTCATTACTTAAGgcagaaaataaaatttctatAATTGAAGGAGAGAGGAAAATTTCTGAAAATGAGATATTTGCTCTAAATTCCAAGTTAAATGCATGCATGGAAGAGTTGGCCGGGACAAATGGTAGCTTAGAGAGCAGATCTGTAGAGTTTGCGGGCTACCTCAATGATCTTCATAAGTTTATTGCAGACAAGACATTGTTAACTGTGATGACTGGATGCTTTGAGAAGAAGCTTGAGAGTCTAAGAGAGATGGATATCATTCTGAAGGACACCAGGAATTGTCTTGTTAACAGCGGTATAATAGATTCTCATAATCACCATGCTGTCATG GATCTGAATGGCATGGAAAGCCTCTCTCATGGAAAGCTCCTTGATTTTGATGTTGAAAGTGAAACTCATAAGGCGGTTGTTGAAGATGATGTTGGTAATATTTCATCATCTTTCAGAAAGATTCTGGAAGAAATCTGgttaaagaacaaaaaaattacCGATTATTTTGAAGGTTTCTCCTCTCCAATGGACGGGTTTATTGCTTATCTGTTAAAAAATGTGCAAGCAACAAGGGAGGAAATAGTTTGTGTGTGTGGACGTGTGGAGTCCTTGAAAGAGATGGTGAAGAATCTCGAAATGCATAAACAGGAACAAGAAAGTACCAGAGTGATGTTAGAAAATGATGTTTCACTTCTAAGGTCGGTGTGTGTTGACACAGCTAAAGAACTTCAGTTTGAAATGACCAACCATCTACTTCTACTCAACTCTGTTCCCGATTTTGACAACTTGAAGGATGCCAAACTCATGGAAAGTAGTGAGACTAGTGGAGCTTCAGCTGTAGACTCTCGAATGAAATCATCTAGTAACGAATCAGCTGCTGCTGCAGAACAATTATTAACTGCTACTAGAAAAGTTCGATCTATGTTTGAGCAGTTTGAGAGCACTAGCAAGGTTGCAGCTAGTAGAATTCAAGATATGCAGCATAGATTGGAAATAACTGAGGCAACAACTGAAAAAGTGAGAGCGGAAAAGGACTTGAACCAAAATATGGTGGGTAAGTTGGAAACTGATTTTCAACTATTACAGAGTACCTTTGGTGAACTTAGGCGTCAACTGGAGGCTAGCCAAGCAACCGaagaaaagttaaaagaaaggGAAGCTGAAGTTTCATCATTGTATAATAGTATGCTGGTGAAAGGACAAG ATGCAGAAGACTGCGTTTTGTCAACAATGCAAATGAAAGCCCTCTTCGAGAAAGTTAGAAGGATTGAGATCCCTTTGCCAGATTCAGAACACCTAGATCTGGAAGAATATGATTCACCTGATGTAAAGAAGCTCTTTTACCTAGCTGATTATGTTTCTGAGTTACAGAATCAGCTCAACTTATTATCTCATGACAAGCAAAAGCTGCAATCTACAGTGACTACACAAATACTTGAATTTGAACAGCTGAAAGAGGAGTTTGACCGAGCATCAAGGAATCAACTTGATtcagagaagatgaagaaagatcTCTCGGAGGTTTCTTTATCTTTGGTACAAATGATTAGTTCATTGGATACTAACTACAGTGGAGAGTCGAAGTCAGATGGCTTGAAGGGACTAGTAAGAACATTAGGAAAGCAGATTGTGGATATGCTCTCAGAATCTGAAAATTCAAAAGTCAAATTTGAGGAACTGAGTAAAAAGTTAATAGGAAGCCAAAAAATCGTAGATGAACTAACTGCCAAGAATAAGCTACTTGAGGAGTCACTTCAAGGGCGGACATCCCCACCAGAGATCATCAAAGAAAGGAGCATTTTTGAAGCACCTTCCTTTCCATCTGGATCAGAGATATCAGAGATTGAAGATGCG GGACCACCTGGGAAAAGTGCAATACCACCTGTTCCACCAGCCTCAGCTGCCCATGCACGAACTTTGCGAAAAGGTTCAACTGATCATCTTGCGATTGATGTGGATATAGAATCTGATCGTTTACTAGAAAAGGGCAGGGAAAGTGATGAAGACAAAG GTCACGTGTTCAAATCACTCAATACATCAGGTCTCATCCCAAGACAAGGAAAACTTATTGCAGATCGAATTGATGGAATTTG GGTTTCTGGTGGGCGAATTTTAATGAGTCGTCCAGGTGCAAGGCTCAGCCTCATAACCTACTGTCTCTTGTTACACATATGGTTACTGGGAACCATTTTGTGA
- the LOC103488928 gene encoding trans-Golgi network-localized SYP41-interacting protein 1 isoform X2: MFVDCPDELVGNVDGREVVAAAEIQGSLMEETPSDMQQEFQYEVEKVSQMHEEEREASVQELLIICRQLKAATNQPLMLDISGSHGIKHVEENNLGTNTTLKDLVSECSQLVNRTLDERLQYEATVGELRNKLLMKDHEIEYLNAKVIEISVSDQVVRSYANSIEDSMKVSSEKERDMEATLDRVLTSLNSVLNQQHLLDDSISEKRLNVERSTSLLIDNYNRILLDINQLQKSLSGTESDINVTEVGTVLASAHDELIRLKAKEVSDVGKIYHLEDENRRLAEELDNCRLAAETVNRELEKAKSELEQERMRCANTKEKLTMAVTKGKALVQKRNSLEQSLAEKVSELEKVSAELQEKSIALEAAEVIKVDLAKNETLVASLQENLLQRNMILESFEDIISQLDVPRELESMDSMERLKWLVDEKKVLEAILLEFYKLKDAVNLSDWPDLIAPYDLKSSVSWLKEAFFQAKDEITILQDELAKTKEAAQAEIDRISALVLIKLQEKDYIQEQLDDLSNKYEEASIKEHQNSLEKAQIIKMLQEESGVTTDNAGISETSLDLNLLVYRCIQRIKEQACASAEISSEYVESFEKVHALLYISHQDLMLYDIILGEESSNLSNCQTRLKLISEEHREVKEENDSLQKDLQRSEEKYAMLREKLSLAVKKGKGLVQDRESMKSLLDDKNLEIEKLKLQLNSLESTVADCRSQINLLSIDAQRIPELESELGILKDKCSQYEQFLLESNNMLQKVIESIDGIVLPINIVFEEPVAKVKWISEYVRESHDAKTRTEQELENVKEESSAMESKLGDTLTAMKSLEDALSSAENNIFQLSKEKRELESSKTLIEQELQKALDEAYSQSSMISAEASLSMSRLQESLSLAENKISVLVKEKEEAEVCKVTAEAESHKVKEQVAVQTDRLAEAQGTINRLEKTLTELETNVALLTEQNAEAQSAIEKLEHERKVLQEEVSSQASKVVEAVETRKSLEDSLLKAENKISIIEGERKISENEIFALNSKLNACMEELAGTNGSLESRSVEFAGYLNDLHKFIADKTLLTVMTGCFEKKLESLREMDIILKDTRNCLVNSGIIDSHNHHAVMDLNGMESLSHGKLLDFDVESETHKAVVEDDVGNISSSFRKILEEIWLKNKKITDYFEGFSSPMDGFIAYLLKNVQATREEIVCVCGRVESLKEMVKNLEMHKQEQESTRVMLENDVSLLRSVCVDTAKELQFEMTNHLLLLNSVPDFDNLKDAKLMESSETSGASAVDSRMKSSSNESAAAAEQLLTATRKVRSMFEQFESTSKVAASRIQDMQHRLEITEATTEKVRAEKDLNQNMVGKLETDFQLLQSTFGELRRQLEASQATEEKLKEREAEVSSLYNSMLVKGQDAEDCVLSTMQMKALFEKVRRIEIPLPDSEHLDLEEYDSPDVKKLFYLADYVSELQNQLNLLSHDKQKLQSTVTTQILEFEQLKEEFDRASRNQLDSEKMKKDLSEVSLSLVQMISSLDTNYSGESKSDGLKGLVRTLGKQIVDMLSESENSKVKFEELSKKLIGSQKIVDELTAKNKLLEESLQGRTSPPEIIKERSIFEAPSFPSGSEISEIEDAGPPGKSAIPPVPPASAAHARTLRKGSTDHLAIDVDIESDRLLEKGRESDEDKGHVFKSLNTSGLIPRQGKLIADRIDGIWVSGGRILMSRPGARLSLITYCLLLHIWLLGTIL, from the exons ATGTTTGTGGACTGCCCGGACGAGTTAGTTGGCAATGTTGATGGCAGAGAAGTAGTAGCAGCTGCTGAAATTCAAGGTAGTTTGATGGAGGAAACGCCTTCTGATATGCAACAGGAATTTCAGTATGAGGTGGAAAAGGTTTCTCAGATGCACGAG GAAGAAAGAGAGGCTTCTGTGCAAGAACTTCTTATCATTTGTCGCCAACTCAAGGCTGCTACTAATCAACCGTTGATGCTTGATATTAGCGGCAGTCATGGAATCAAGCACGTGGAAGAAAACAATCTGGGTACTAATACCACATTGAAAGACCTGGTCAGTGAATGCTCACAATTGGTTAATAGAACTTTAGATGAACGGTTGCAGTATGAAGCTACTGTAGGAGAACTCCGTAATAAACTTTTAATGAAGGATCACGAGATTGAATATCTTAATGCAAAGGTTATTGAAATTTCAGTGTCTGATCAAGTTGTTCGCTCTTATGCAAATTCAATTGAAGATTCTATGAAAGTTTCATCAGAAAAGGAGAGGGATATGGAAGCCACATTAGATAGGGTTTTAACTTCTCTCAACTCAGTACTGAATCAGCAACATCTTCTTGATGATTCTATATCAGAAAAAAGACTTAATGTCGAAAGAAGCACTTCTCTGTTAATTGATAATTATAACAGAATCCTTCTAGATATCAATCAACTCCAAAAATCTTTATCTGGGACAGAGTCAGACATCAACGTTACAGAAGTTGGAACAGTTTTGGCCTCTGCTCATGATGAGTTAATTCGGCTCAAAGCTAAAGAGGTAAGCGATGTTGGAAAAATATATCACCTGGAGGATGAAAATAGAAGATTGGCAGAGGAGCTAGACAATTGCAGGTTGGCAGCTGAGACTGTTAATAGAGAACTTGAAAAGGCAAAGAGTGAGCTGGAGCAGGAAAGGATGAGGTGTGCTAATACCAAAGAAAAGTTAACAATGGCTGTGACAAAAGGGAAGGCATTAGTACAGAAACGCAATTCATTAGAGCAGTCTCTAGCTGAAAAGGTTAGCGAACTTGAAAAAGTTTCTGCCGAACTACAAGAGAAGTCAATTGCTTTGGAGGCTGCAGAAGTAATTAAGGTTGACTTGGCTAAAAATGAAACTTTAGTCGCATCACTTCAGGAAAATCTGTTGCAAAGGAACATGATCCTTGAAAGTTTTGAGGATATTATATCTCAACTTGACGTTCCTCGGGAACTTGAATCAATGGACAGTATGGAAAGACTCAAGTGGCTTGTGGACGAGAAAAAAGTTCTGGAGGCTATTTTGTTGGagttttataaattaaaagatGCTGTAAACTTATCTGATTGGCCAGATTTGATTGCACCTTATGACCTGAAATCTTCTGTTAGTTGGCTTAAGGAAGCATTTTTTCAAGCTAAAGATGAAATAACAATCTTGCAAGATGAACTTGCTAAAACAAAAGAAGCAGCACAGGCAGAGATTGACCGCATAAGTGCATTGGTTTTAATCAAATTACAGGAAAAGGACTATATCCAGGAGCAGTTGGATGACTTGTCAAACAAATATGAAGAAGCCAGTATAAAAGAGCATCAGAATTCGTTGGAGAAGGCTCAAATCATAAAAATGTTACAAGAAGAATCTGGAGTGACAACAGATAATGCAGGGATTAGTGAAACTTCGTTGGATTTGAACTTGCTTGTTTACAGATGCATTCAAAGGATAAAAGAGCAGGCTTGTGCTTCTGCTGAAATTTCTAGTGAATATGTGGAATCTTTTGAGAAGGTTCATGCTCTTTTGTATATCAGTCATCAAGATTTGATGCTCTATGATATAATACTGGGAGAGGAGTCTTCTAATTTGAGTAATTGCCAGactaggttaaaattaatatctGAAGAACATAGAGAAGTGAAAGAGGAAAATGACTCTTTGCAGAAGGATCTTCAGAGATCAGAGGAGAAATATGCTATGCTAAGGGAAAAGTTGTCCTTGGCAGTTAAGAAAGGCAAAGGACTGGTCCAGGACAGGGAAAGTATGAAAAGTCTCTTGGATGATAAGAACTTAGAAATAGAGAAGTTGAAACTACAATTAAATAGTCTAGAGTCAACAGTTGCTGATTGCAGAAGTCAAATCAATTTGTTGTCTATTGATGCACAACGCATTCCGGAGTTGGAGTCTGAACTTGGTATCTTAAAGGACAAATGCAGTCAATATGAACAGTTCTTGTTGGAGAGCAATAATATGTTACAGAAAGTAATTGAATCAATCGATGGAATTGTTCTTCCCATTAATATTGTTTTTGAAGAGCCTGTAGCTAAGGTGAAGTGGATTTCAGAATACGTTAGGGAATCTCATGATGCTAAGACACGTACTGAACAAGAATTGGAGAATGTTAAGGAGGAATCAAGTGCTATGGAAAGTAAATTAGGAGATACTTTAACTGCTATGAAATCATTGGAAGATGCATTATCATCTGCAGAGAACAACATTTTCCAACTTTCCAAGGAGAAAAGGGAATTAGAATCTAGTAAGACATTAATTGAACAGGAATTACAGAAAGCATTGGACGAAGCCTATTCCCAGTCCAGCATGATCTCTGCGGAGGCTTCTTTATCTATGAGTCGTCTTCAAGAGTCGCTATCACTGGCAGAAAATAAAATATCTGTGCTTGtcaaagagaaagaagaagctGAAGTCTGTAAGGTCACTGCAGAGGCGGAGTCTCACAAAGTCAAGGAGCAAGTAGCTGTTCAGACAGATAGACTGGCAGAGGCCCAAGGAACTATAAACAGATTAGAAAAGACATTGACTGAGCTTGAAACCAATGTTGCTTTGCTGACGGAACAGAATGCTGAAGCACAAAGTGCTATAGAGAAGCTAGAGCATGAGCGAAAGGTATTGCAAGAGGAAGTAAGCTCTCAAGCGAGCAAAGTTGTTGAAGCAGTGGAAACAAGAAAATCCTTGGAAGATTCATTACTTAAGgcagaaaataaaatttctatAATTGAAGGAGAGAGGAAAATTTCTGAAAATGAGATATTTGCTCTAAATTCCAAGTTAAATGCATGCATGGAAGAGTTGGCCGGGACAAATGGTAGCTTAGAGAGCAGATCTGTAGAGTTTGCGGGCTACCTCAATGATCTTCATAAGTTTATTGCAGACAAGACATTGTTAACTGTGATGACTGGATGCTTTGAGAAGAAGCTTGAGAGTCTAAGAGAGATGGATATCATTCTGAAGGACACCAGGAATTGTCTTGTTAACAGCGGTATAATAGATTCTCATAATCACCATGCTGTCATG GATCTGAATGGCATGGAAAGCCTCTCTCATGGAAAGCTCCTTGATTTTGATGTTGAAAGTGAAACTCATAAGGCGGTTGTTGAAGATGATGTTGGTAATATTTCATCATCTTTCAGAAAGATTCTGGAAGAAATCTGgttaaagaacaaaaaaattacCGATTATTTTGAAGGTTTCTCCTCTCCAATGGACGGGTTTATTGCTTATCTGTTAAAAAATGTGCAAGCAACAAGGGAGGAAATAGTTTGTGTGTGTGGACGTGTGGAGTCCTTGAAAGAGATGGTGAAGAATCTCGAAATGCATAAACAGGAACAAGAAAGTACCAGAGTGATGTTAGAAAATGATGTTTCACTTCTAAGGTCGGTGTGTGTTGACACAGCTAAAGAACTTCAGTTTGAAATGACCAACCATCTACTTCTACTCAACTCTGTTCCCGATTTTGACAACTTGAAGGATGCCAAACTCATGGAAAGTAGTGAGACTAGTGGAGCTTCAGCTGTAGACTCTCGAATGAAATCATCTAGTAACGAATCAGCTGCTGCTGCAGAACAATTATTAACTGCTACTAGAAAAGTTCGATCTATGTTTGAGCAGTTTGAGAGCACTAGCAAGGTTGCAGCTAGTAGAATTCAAGATATGCAGCATAGATTGGAAATAACTGAGGCAACAACTGAAAAAGTGAGAGCGGAAAAGGACTTGAACCAAAATATGGTGGGTAAGTTGGAAACTGATTTTCAACTATTACAGAGTACCTTTGGTGAACTTAGGCGTCAACTGGAGGCTAGCCAAGCAACCGaagaaaagttaaaagaaaggGAAGCTGAAGTTTCATCATTGTATAATAGTATGCTGGTGAAAGGACAAG ATGCAGAAGACTGCGTTTTGTCAACAATGCAAATGAAAGCCCTCTTCGAGAAAGTTAGAAGGATTGAGATCCCTTTGCCAGATTCAGAACACCTAGATCTGGAAGAATATGATTCACCTGATGTAAAGAAGCTCTTTTACCTAGCTGATTATGTTTCTGAGTTACAGAATCAGCTCAACTTATTATCTCATGACAAGCAAAAGCTGCAATCTACAGTGACTACACAAATACTTGAATTTGAACAGCTGAAAGAGGAGTTTGACCGAGCATCAAGGAATCAACTTGATtcagagaagatgaagaaagatcTCTCGGAGGTTTCTTTATCTTTGGTACAAATGATTAGTTCATTGGATACTAACTACAGTGGAGAGTCGAAGTCAGATGGCTTGAAGGGACTAGTAAGAACATTAGGAAAGCAGATTGTGGATATGCTCTCAGAATCTGAAAATTCAAAAGTCAAATTTGAGGAACTGAGTAAAAAGTTAATAGGAAGCCAAAAAATCGTAGATGAACTAACTGCCAAGAATAAGCTACTTGAGGAGTCACTTCAAGGGCGGACATCCCCACCAGAGATCATCAAAGAAAGGAGCATTTTTGAAGCACCTTCCTTTCCATCTGGATCAGAGATATCAGAGATTGAAGATGCG GGACCACCTGGGAAAAGTGCAATACCACCTGTTCCACCAGCCTCAGCTGCCCATGCACGAACTTTGCGAAAAGGTTCAACTGATCATCTTGCGATTGATGTGGATATAGAATCTGATCGTTTACTAGAAAAGGGCAGGGAAAGTGATGAAGACAAAG GTCACGTGTTCAAATCACTCAATACATCAGGTCTCATCCCAAGACAAGGAAAACTTATTGCAGATCGAATTGATGGAATTTG GGTTTCTGGTGGGCGAATTTTAATGAGTCGTCCAGGTGCAAGGCTCAGCCTCATAACCTACTGTCTCTTGTTACACATATGGTTACTGGGAACCATTTTGTGA